From a region of the Plodia interpunctella isolate USDA-ARS_2022_Savannah chromosome 13, ilPloInte3.2, whole genome shotgun sequence genome:
- the Obp59a gene encoding uncharacterized protein Obp59a has protein sequence MCWKLYVFAITSLFLYCNALNCRSDGGPKEDELKTIYKNCLKRQEGRNSSDSRRYSNDQDWNEARGYGQRNWDRDSRSNSDNNRDDRMGDRNDRYGSDRTGSRDRMGSRDDIMSRDDRIGSSRDRSNSRDDRYGSRDDRGNNGMGGRNRMGYQDDEVDRYRLSGRDDFSSDDYGSDLSRQNNYYSSTQSPRRFRRERHKEINSGHRSQYNPNAKKPSEYDDNYRNDDRNSSRNSSKDEEAKACALHCFLENLEMIGDNGMPDKYLVTHVLTKDVKNEDLRDFLQESIEECFQILDNENTEDKCEFAKNLMLCLSEKGRSNCDDWKDDLKI, from the exons ATGTGTTGGAAATTATATGTGTTTGCCATTACCTCGTTATTTCTGTACTGTAAC GCTCTGAATTGTCGGTCCGATGGAGGGCCGAAAGAAGATGAATTGAAAACAATCTACAAGAATTGTTTGAAGAGACAAGAGGGCAGGAACTCCAGTGATTCCCGAAGATATTCAAATGACCAGGATTGGAATGAAGCCCGGGGTTACGGCCAGAGAAATTGGGATAGAGATAGTAGGAGTAACAGCGATAACAACAGAGATGATCGGATGGGTGATAGAAACGATCGGTACGGGAGTGACAGGACGGGAAGCAGAGACAGGATGGGAAGTAGAGACGATATAATGAGTAGAGATGACCGAATAGGAAGTAGTCGCGATAGATCAAATAGTAGAGACGATAGATATGGCAGTAGAGATGATAGGGGCAATAATGGTATGGGAGGTAGGAACAGGATGGGATATCAGGATGACGAAGTAGACCGATATCGTTTGTCGGGTAGAGACGACTTTTCAAGTGACGATTATGGAAGt GATCTATCCCGTCAAAATAACTACTACTCCTCGACACAGTCACCTCGTCGCTTCAGGAGGGAGAGACACAAGGAGATCAACTCAGGTCATCGCAGTCAATATAACCCAAACGCAAAGAAACCATCAGAATACGACGATAACTATCGAAACGACGACCGGAACTCTAGCAGAAACTCCAGTAAAGACGAGGAAGCTAAAGCTTGTGCCTTACATTGCTTCcttgaaaatttggaaatG ATAGGCGACAATGGAATGCCTGATAAGTACTTGGTGACGCACGTTCTTACAAAAGACGTGAAAAACGAAGACTTGAGAGATTTCTTGCAGGAATCCATTGAGGAGTGTTTCCAAATACTCGACAATG AAAACACTGAAGATAAATGTGAATTTGCGAAGAATCTAATGTTGTGTTTGTCAGAGAAAGGTCGAAGCAACTGTGATGACTGGAAAGACGActtaaagatttaa